The following coding sequences lie in one Jonesia denitrificans DSM 20603 genomic window:
- a CDS encoding ABC transporter permease, giving the protein MRDLGARVSQGVKDVLKKQYVWGVLAIVLLLAINLAKDPTYLSITVSESNGHLVGNVIDILRAAAPIMMIAIGMCLVVATSGIDLSVGSLMVVAGAVSMELLNGADNTVGAAAQALVLALAIATALGFLNGFLVSVVGLQPFISTLVMMLAGRGLAKVITGGQNTSSTNDTFRWLANGYVLGVPVVFILAVLVAVVVAFVVRRSALGLMIEAIGMDPQAARLAGINRRGLLLMVYATSGVLAGIAGVFATASVMTVDVSRTGYQMELDAILAVVIGGTSLAGGKFHLSGAFVGSLLIATLDKTVVFLGVSSSATPAFKAIVIVVLCLLQSQRVRSVFRRRRRAQTGAVSESKELVGV; this is encoded by the coding sequence ATGCGTGATCTTGGAGCCCGTGTGTCACAGGGCGTGAAGGACGTGCTGAAGAAACAGTATGTCTGGGGTGTGCTTGCCATTGTGTTGTTGTTGGCGATCAACCTGGCCAAGGACCCCACGTATTTGTCCATTACGGTGAGTGAGTCCAACGGGCACCTGGTGGGGAACGTCATTGATATTTTGCGTGCTGCCGCGCCCATCATGATGATCGCGATTGGGATGTGCTTGGTGGTGGCAACCTCAGGTATCGACCTGTCGGTTGGTTCACTCATGGTGGTTGCTGGTGCAGTGTCTATGGAGTTGTTGAACGGTGCTGACAACACGGTGGGTGCAGCAGCGCAAGCACTTGTGTTGGCGTTAGCGATTGCAACGGCGTTGGGTTTCCTCAACGGGTTTCTTGTGTCTGTGGTGGGGTTGCAACCCTTTATTTCTACGCTTGTCATGATGTTGGCGGGCCGTGGTTTGGCCAAGGTCATCACCGGTGGGCAGAACACATCGTCAACAAATGACACGTTCCGGTGGCTTGCCAATGGCTATGTGCTTGGTGTCCCGGTGGTGTTTATTTTGGCGGTCCTTGTTGCTGTTGTTGTTGCCTTTGTGGTTCGACGGAGCGCGTTAGGGCTCATGATTGAAGCTATTGGTATGGACCCGCAGGCAGCACGGTTGGCGGGGATTAACCGGCGTGGGTTGTTACTCATGGTGTATGCCACATCAGGGGTGCTTGCTGGGATCGCTGGTGTGTTTGCGACCGCGTCTGTCATGACTGTTGATGTGTCCCGGACCGGGTATCAGATGGAACTCGACGCGATTTTGGCGGTGGTGATTGGCGGGACGTCGTTGGCTGGTGGAAAGTTCCACTTGTCGGGGGCGTTTGTGGGGTCGCTGCTGATCGCGACGCTAGATAAAACGGTTGTGTTTCTTGGGGTGTCCTCGTCAGCGACGCCTGCGTTTAAAGCCATTGTCATTGTGGTGTTGTGTTTGCTGCAGTCGCAGCGGGTGCGGTCAGTGTTCCGTCGGCGCCGGCGCGCCCAGACGGGTGCGGTATCTGAATCGAAGGAGTTGGTGGGAGTATGA
- a CDS encoding sugar ABC transporter ATP-binding protein — MSQPTPLVHMTGISISFPGVKALDNVNFRLFPGEVHTLMGENGAGKSTLIKALTGVYRIDDGEITVEGAPIRFHGTADAQAAGISTVYQEVNLCTNLSIGENVMLGHEVRRGGSINWKATHAAARVHLTALGLGHLNPRAPLSSLSIAMQQLVAISRSMVTETKVLILDEPTSSLDAAEVDRLFTVIRQLRDQGVAILFVSHFLDQVYAISDRLTVLRNGALVGEWLTADLPRTELISHMIGQDLDTLRTLDRAAARQHAEGGASPIYQAKGLTKQGTIDPVDLTLYPGEVVGFAGLLGSGRTELARLVYGADKPDRGEITMGGGPVTIHSPAQALSKKIAFSSENRRDEGIIKDLSVRENLILAVQAQRGWAKPLGRKETDTIVSTYLTQLKVRPPDPDRPISQLSGGNQQKVLLGRWLATHPDILILDEPTRGIDIGAKAEIQERVIALAGQGVSVVFISSELEEVVRLSDRIVVLKDHKKIAEFVNDESVSAESIVTTIARDGEHDSKTNGDRGDHGEEVRDA; from the coding sequence ATGTCGCAACCTACACCCCTTGTCCACATGACTGGGATCTCGATCAGTTTCCCCGGCGTGAAAGCCCTCGACAACGTCAATTTTCGGCTCTTCCCCGGTGAAGTCCACACACTGATGGGCGAAAACGGTGCCGGAAAGTCGACACTTATTAAAGCCCTCACCGGGGTTTACCGGATCGATGACGGTGAGATCACGGTGGAAGGTGCACCGATTCGGTTTCATGGAACCGCTGACGCTCAAGCGGCCGGTATTTCGACCGTCTACCAAGAAGTGAACCTGTGTACGAATCTCAGTATCGGCGAGAATGTCATGCTCGGCCATGAAGTGCGTCGTGGTGGTTCGATCAATTGGAAAGCAACCCATGCTGCTGCCCGCGTTCACTTGACCGCTCTTGGTCTTGGGCATCTGAACCCACGTGCACCATTGTCGAGCTTGTCCATTGCGATGCAACAGTTAGTGGCGATTTCCCGGTCGATGGTGACTGAGACAAAAGTATTGATCCTTGACGAACCGACGTCTTCGCTTGATGCCGCGGAGGTGGATCGTCTGTTCACGGTCATCCGCCAGCTCCGCGACCAAGGTGTGGCGATCTTGTTTGTTTCCCACTTCCTTGACCAGGTGTACGCCATCAGTGACCGTCTCACTGTGCTTCGTAACGGTGCGTTGGTGGGGGAGTGGCTCACCGCTGATCTTCCTCGCACCGAGCTCATCAGCCACATGATTGGCCAAGACCTTGACACGTTGCGCACCTTGGATCGTGCTGCTGCACGCCAGCACGCTGAGGGTGGCGCATCACCGATTTACCAGGCGAAGGGTCTGACAAAACAAGGAACGATTGACCCAGTGGATCTGACTCTCTACCCAGGGGAGGTGGTTGGTTTCGCGGGGTTACTTGGGTCAGGCCGAACTGAACTTGCCCGACTTGTGTATGGCGCTGACAAACCAGACCGCGGTGAGATCACCATGGGTGGGGGCCCTGTGACGATTCATTCACCAGCACAGGCGCTCTCCAAAAAGATCGCGTTTTCGAGTGAGAACCGGCGTGATGAAGGAATCATTAAGGACTTAAGTGTCCGCGAGAACCTTATCCTTGCCGTTCAGGCGCAACGTGGTTGGGCAAAACCTCTTGGCCGTAAAGAAACCGACACGATTGTGTCTACCTATCTCACCCAACTGAAGGTTCGCCCTCCTGACCCTGACCGGCCCATCAGCCAATTGTCTGGTGGGAACCAACAAAAAGTTCTTCTTGGCCGTTGGCTTGCCACCCACCCAGACATCCTCATCCTTGATGAACCGACTCGCGGGATTGATATCGGTGCGAAAGCAGAAATCCAGGAACGGGTCATTGCCTTGGCAGGTCAAGGGGTGTCGGTGGTGTTTATTTCCTCGGAACTGGAGGAAGTTGTGCGCCTGAGTGACCGCATTGTGGTGCTGAAAGATCACAAGAAAATCGCTGAGTTTGTCAATGATGAGTCAGTGTCAGCGGAGTCGATCGTGACAACAATTGCGCGTGACGGCGAGCATGACAGCAAAACCAACGGTGACCGTGGCGATCACGGTGAGGAGGTGCGTGATGCGTGA
- a CDS encoding ABC transporter permease subunit, producing MSASIAPVRSRTASAQSLSSWVRTRLDTLPTWAAVAIFVVMVVYGEVAYGRIVQMNTVTNLLINNAPLIIIAVGMTFVIITGGIDLSVGAVIALTSVSGVMLINAGWNDWVVVALMILMGSTFGLMSGVLVQYFSVQPFIATLAMMFLARGLASMLSTVPERLPDNASMSLLATKFKIIDGPKVNDFVITPGVIIAIIVVLGAWFVLHRTRMGRTVYAIGGSEQSALLMGLPVHRTKMWVYVISGSLSGLAAVVYTSRLGIAQNITGIGWELDAIAATVIGGTLLTGGVGYVFGSVIGALVLGLMNVLITRDGGVSPAATTIITGGILLIFVLLQRAVYARQRE from the coding sequence ATGAGCGCGTCAATTGCTCCGGTTCGTTCGCGTACTGCGTCCGCGCAGTCACTGTCATCGTGGGTGCGGACCCGGTTGGATACGTTACCCACGTGGGCTGCTGTGGCGATTTTTGTTGTCATGGTTGTGTATGGGGAAGTTGCGTACGGCCGTATTGTGCAAATGAATACGGTCACGAACCTGCTGATTAATAACGCACCGCTCATCATTATTGCTGTGGGAATGACGTTCGTCATTATCACTGGTGGCATTGATTTGTCGGTGGGTGCGGTGATCGCCTTGACGTCGGTGTCGGGGGTGATGCTCATTAATGCAGGGTGGAATGACTGGGTTGTTGTTGCCTTGATGATCCTGATGGGGTCAACATTTGGGCTCATGTCGGGGGTGCTGGTGCAGTACTTTTCGGTGCAACCGTTCATTGCCACGTTAGCGATGATGTTCCTTGCCCGCGGGTTAGCGTCCATGCTCAGCACAGTCCCTGAACGGCTACCCGACAACGCCTCCATGTCGTTGCTCGCAACGAAGTTCAAAATTATCGATGGCCCGAAAGTGAATGACTTTGTCATCACGCCAGGTGTCATCATTGCGATCATTGTGGTGTTGGGTGCGTGGTTTGTGTTGCATCGAACCCGTATGGGGCGCACCGTGTATGCCATTGGTGGTTCGGAACAGTCAGCCTTGCTCATGGGGTTGCCTGTGCACCGGACAAAAATGTGGGTGTATGTGATCAGTGGTTCCCTGTCAGGGCTTGCCGCGGTGGTGTACACGTCCCGGTTGGGGATTGCCCAAAACATTACGGGCATTGGGTGGGAACTTGATGCGATTGCGGCCACGGTCATTGGTGGCACGTTGCTCACTGGGGGAGTGGGTTACGTTTTCGGCTCCGTTATTGGGGCGCTGGTGCTGGGGTTGATGAATGTGCTCATCACCCGTGACGGTGGGGTGTCACCTGCCGCAACCACCATCATCACCGGTGGCATTTTGTTGATCTTTGTCCTCCTCCAGCGGGCTGTGTACGCACGGCAGCGGGAGTGA